One Echeneis naucrates chromosome 1, fEcheNa1.1, whole genome shotgun sequence DNA segment encodes these proteins:
- the LOC115046073 gene encoding calcium-binding mitochondrial carrier protein SCaMC-3-like isoform X4, with protein sequence MLDIGEHLTVPDEFSEEEKKSGYVWRQLMAGALAGSVSRTGTAPLDRLKVFRQVHGFSQFKGNLLSSFQSMMKEGGLPSLWRGNGMNVLKIAPETAIKFTAYEQIKNVMRGGNETRNLRVHERFLAGSLAGAIAQTAIYPLEVLKTRLTLRKTGQYSGIADCAKQILQREGVIAFYKGYVPNMLSIVPYAGIDLAVYETLKFAWLNRNRGLADPGVMVLVGCGAVSSTCGQLASYPLALIRTQMQALDLEKGAPKPSMLALLCNIVTQEGVAGLYRGISPNLLKVIPAVSLSYVVYEYTRIVLGVDIEGRRAGKGKG encoded by the exons ATGTTGGACATAGGAGAGCATCTGACAGTCCCAGATGAATTttcagaagaggagaagaagtcTGGGTATGTGTGGCGACAGCTGATGGCTGGAGCCCTGGCTGGGTCTGTGTCTCGGACTGGAACCGCCCCTTTGGACCGTCTCAAAGTCTTCAGACAG GTTCACGGTTTCTCTCAGTTTAAAGGGAACTTGTTGAGCAGTTTTCAGTCCATGATGAAAGAAGGTGGACTGCCGTCATTGTGGAGAGGCAACGGAATGAATGTTCTTAAAATCGCCCCAGAAACTGCAATCAAGTTCACAGCTTATGAGCAG ATCAAGAATGTGATGCGTGGTGGTAACGAAACCAGAAATCTGAGGGTTCATGAGAGGTTTCTTGCTGGCAGTTTGGCTGGAGCTATAGCTCAGACAGCCATTTACCCACTGGAG GTGCTAAAGACTCGTCTCACACTGAGAAAAACAGGCCAGTATTCAGGAATAGCAGACTGTGCTAAACAGATCCTACAGAGGGAAGGTGTCATAGCCTTTTACAAGGGCTATGTGCCAAACATGCTGAGTATTGTCCCGTATGCTGGGATCGACCTGGCTGTCTATGAG ACTCTTAAGTTTGCCTGGCTGAACAGGAACAGAGGTTTAGCTGACCCGGGGGTCATGGTGCTGGTCGGATGTGGTGCCGTCTCCAGTACCTGTGGACAGCTGGCGAGTTACCCGCTGGCACTGATCCGCACTCAAATGCAGGCACTAG aTTTAGAGAAGGGGGCTCCTAAACCCTCCATGTTGGCCTTGCTTTGCAACATTGTGACCCAGGAGGGCGTGGCTGGACTTTATAGAGGAATCTCCCCCAATCTGCTAAAAGTCATCCCTGCTGTTAGCCTCTCCTACGTCGTGTATGAATACACAAGGATAGTCCTGGGAGTGGATATTGAGGGTAGGAGGGCTGGGAAAGGGAAAGGGTAA
- the LOC115041920 gene encoding far upstream element-binding protein 2-like translates to MSEYGGLPTNGVGAGMKNDAFADAVQRARQIAAKIGGDGVPTASNNGGAESYPFTAQKRSLEEADEPDAKKLASQSERDSALSIGAQLAALSQQSVRPSTMTEEYRVPDGMVGLIIGRGGEQINKIQQDSGCKVQIAHDSAGLPERSVSLTGSPDSIQRAKALIDDIVSRGHESSNGQSGSMQEMIIPAGKAGLIIGKGGETIKQLQERAGVKMILIQDGSQPPNIDKPLRIIGDPYKVQQAKDMVNEILRERDHAGFGDRNEYGSRMGGGGIEIAVPRHSVGVVIGRNGEMIKKIQSDAGVKIQFKPDDGTGPEKIAHIMGPPDQCQHAASVITDLLQSIRAREEGGQGGPPGPGAGMPPGGRGRGRGQGNWGPPGGEMTFSIPAHKCGLVIGRGGENVKSINQQTGAFVEISRQPPPNGDPNFKLFTIRGSPQQIDHAKQLIEEKIEAPLCPVGGGPGPGGPGGPMGPYNPNPYNPGPPGGAPHGAAPGGPQYCPQGWGNAYQQWQAPGPHDPSKAVADPNAAWAAYYAQYYGQQPGGGMPAQTPGATAAAAAPGDQSQAAQTPGGQPDYTKAWEEYYKKMGMTQPAAGAAAAPGTAATAGGTPAGGQQDYSAAWAEYYRQQAAYYGQAGQAPGQAAGQQQGQQAQ, encoded by the exons ATGTCTGAGTACGGCGGCCTGCCGACCAATGGAGTCGGCGCTGGCATGAAAAATGACGCCTTTGCTGATGCTGTACAGCGAGCCAGACAG ATTGCAGCTAAAATTGGTGGAGACGGTGTTCCCACAGCGAGTAACAACGGAGGAGCTGAGAGTTATCcattcacagcacagaaaagatCCTTGGAAGAAGCAG aTGAACCAGATGCTAAGAAGCTAGCATCACAGAGTGAAAGAGATTCTGCATTGT CCATTGGAGCTCAGCTGGCTGCCCTCTCCCAGCAAAG TGTCCGGCCCTCCACGATGACAGAAGAGTACAGAGTGCCTGATGGCATGGTCGGTCTCA TTATCGGCAGAGGAGGTGAACAGATCAACAAAATACAACAGGATTCTGGTTGCAAGGTCCAGATTGCTCATG ACAGTGCTGGTCTTCCAGAAAGAAGTGTTTCTCTGACAGGGTCACCAGATTCCATACA GAGAGCCAAAGCACTTATAGATGACATAGTGTCCAGGGGTCATGAGTCGTCCAATGGGCAGTCAGGATCTATGCAGGAGATGATCATCCCTGCAGGCAAGGCTGGCCTTATTATAGGCAAAGGAGGAGAGACCATCAAACAGCTGCAG GAGCGTGCTGGAGTTAAAATGATTCTAATTCAAGATGGATCCCAGCCACCTAACATAGATAAACCCCTACGCATAATTGGGGACCCCTACAAAGTTCAG cAAGCTAAGGACATGGTCAATGAGATTCTACGAGAGCGGGATCATGCAGGTTTTGGGGACAGGAATGAATATGGATCAAGGATGGGAGGAGGTGGCATTGAG ATAGCTGTGCCTCGCCACTCTGTGGGAGTTGTGATTGGCCGTAATGGTGAGATGATTAAGAAAATTCAGAGTGATGCCGGTgtgaaaatacaatttaaacCAG ATGATGGTACAGGCCCTGAAAAAATAGCTCATATTATGGGTCCACCAGACCAGTGTCAGCATGCTGCTTCCGTCATCACCGACTTGCTACAGAGTATCCGTGCGAGGGAGGAGGGTGGGCAGGGG GGCCCGCCAGGTCCTGGTGCAGGGATGCCACCtggtgggagagggaggggaagaggcCAGGGGAACTGGGGTCCTCCAGGGGGAGAGATGACTTTCTCTATCCCTGCTCACAAATGTGGGCTTGTCAtcggcagaggaggagaaaatgtcaaatcaatCAACCAACAGACTGGTGCTTTTGTGGAAATATCTCGTCAGCCGCCACCAAACGGTGACCCAAACTTCAAACTGTTCACTATTCGAGGGTCCCCACAACAGATAGACCATGCAAAACAGCTCATAGAAGAAAAGATTGAG GCTCCATTGTGTCCAGTTGGTGGtggtcctggtccaggaggCCCAGGTGGTCCAATGGGTCCCTATAATCCCAACCCATATAATCCAGGACCGCCTGGTGGTGCTCCCCA TGGTGCTGCTCCTGGTGGTCCCCAGTACTGTCCTCAGGGTTGGGGAAATGCCTATCAGCAGTGGCAAGCCCCAGGTCCACATGACCCTA GTAAAGCAGTGGCAGACCCAAATGCTGCATGGGCAGCATATTATGCACAATATTATGGCCAACAGCCAGGTGGGGGCATGCCAGCCCAGACTCCAGgagctactgcagcagcagcagcacccgGGGACCAGAGCCAAGCTGCACAGACCCCTGGGGGCCAGCCAGACTATACGAAGGCTTGGGAGGAGTACTATAAGAAGATGGGCATGA CCCAGCCAGCTGCGGgggcagcagctgctccaggtaCAGCCGCCACAGCAGGAGGAACTCCAGCTGGTGGCCAGCAGGACTACAGTGCTGCCTGGGCTGAGTattacagacagcaggctgcCTATTATGGACAGGCAGGGCAGGCACCTGGACAGGCAGCTGGTCAACAGCAGGGACAACAG gcGCAGTAA